A single region of the Syntrophotaleaceae bacterium genome encodes:
- the tilS gene encoding tRNA lysidine(34) synthetase TilS, with protein sequence MFQAFHEFLVKQQLLVPGDRVLVALSGGPDSVALLHLLQASAARLGAELRAAHLDHGLRPESIEDARFVADLCLLRSIPLDSERCNVAAVARRNRQGLEEAGRDQRREFLMRVAGREVCSVIALGHHRGDQVETFLHRLLRGTGLSGLAAMRPRSGPFIRPLLPFSRGEILDFLMHQKLDFREDASNRDRCFTRNRIRLDLLPLLQEFNPRVEERLAGLSRRIALEEEFWQEEVEKALQGIRIDDKFHSLQDGPSQEGAEIRLDRSGLLELHPALRARVLRHTLGIVRGELAGLSAVHLESLEELVRSGPSQGELHLPGAWVARRYEIIRLRCTPPSVFHQEELTIEGPGDWLLTDGRRLRVRMLKAPLGESALAVEFAAEMVSFPLSVRSLRPGDRFRPDNGEGSTKIKKFFIDQKVDRESRTTIPLVIEREILWIGGLRRCAGREVSANSEAVLRIEILPQEQAD encoded by the coding sequence ATGTTCCAAGCCTTCCATGAATTTCTCGTCAAGCAACAACTGCTTGTTCCTGGCGATCGGGTACTGGTCGCCCTCTCCGGGGGGCCGGATTCCGTGGCCCTTCTTCACTTGCTGCAGGCGTCCGCCGCTCGTCTGGGCGCCGAACTGCGGGCCGCTCATCTGGATCACGGTCTGAGGCCGGAGAGCATCGAAGATGCCCGTTTTGTCGCCGATCTCTGCTTGCTCCGTTCGATTCCCCTTGATTCAGAACGGTGCAATGTTGCGGCCGTCGCCCGTCGGAATCGGCAGGGGCTCGAGGAGGCGGGCCGGGACCAGCGGCGGGAATTCCTGATGCGGGTAGCGGGCCGCGAAGTCTGTTCGGTCATCGCCCTTGGCCATCATCGCGGCGATCAGGTGGAGACCTTTCTGCACCGGCTCCTGCGCGGTACCGGGTTGTCCGGATTGGCGGCCATGCGCCCCCGCAGCGGGCCTTTCATCCGGCCGCTGCTGCCTTTTTCCCGCGGCGAGATTCTCGATTTCCTGATGCACCAAAAACTTGATTTTCGCGAGGATGCAAGCAACCGGGACCGCTGCTTTACCCGGAACCGGATCCGTCTCGACCTGCTGCCGCTGCTTCAGGAATTCAATCCCCGGGTGGAGGAAAGACTGGCCGGTTTGTCCCGCCGGATCGCCCTCGAGGAAGAGTTCTGGCAGGAAGAGGTCGAAAAGGCTCTGCAGGGCATCCGCATCGATGATAAATTTCATTCTCTGCAAGACGGGCCGTCTCAGGAGGGAGCTGAAATTCGGCTCGATCGGTCCGGCCTGCTGGAGCTGCATCCCGCCCTGCGGGCCCGGGTGCTGCGCCACACTCTGGGGATTGTGCGGGGCGAACTGGCCGGACTGTCCGCCGTTCATCTCGAATCCCTCGAGGAACTGGTGCGGTCCGGCCCGTCCCAGGGAGAGCTGCATCTGCCGGGAGCCTGGGTAGCCCGCCGGTATGAAATTATCCGGCTGAGGTGCACCCCCCCATCGGTTTTTCATCAGGAGGAGCTGACCATCGAGGGTCCGGGGGATTGGCTTCTCACCGACGGTCGACGACTGCGCGTCCGCATGCTGAAGGCTCCCCTGGGGGAAAGCGCCCTGGCCGTGGAATTCGCGGCCGAGATGGTGTCCTTTCCGCTCTCTGTCCGCTCCCTGCGGCCCGGCGACCGCTTCAGACCGGACAATGGGGAGGGCAGCACGAAGATCAAGAAATTCTTTATCGACCAGAAGGTGGACCGGGAAAGCCGGACAACGATACCTCTGGTCATAGAGAGGGAAATACTCTGGATCGGGGGCCTGCGTCGATGCGCCGGCCGGGAGGTTTCCGCCAATTCGGAAGCTGTGCTCCGCATCGAAATTCTGCCGCAGGAACAGGCCGATTAG
- the tsaE gene encoding tRNA (adenosine(37)-N6)-threonylcarbamoyltransferase complex ATPase subunit type 1 TsaE: MAYWAVSTFSPDETRLLGRCLGEAIGQPMVVLLTGDLGAGKTCFAQGLARGLEVPEQEAIVSPTYTLMNPYQGRLALFHFDLYRLPENEDLAGLGFEEYLPGAGVAVVEWAERFPHLAAEYLAVEITHQDIEERSFSFCAEGEAAARVLENFRHRWEKRPVEKD; encoded by the coding sequence ATGGCCTATTGGGCCGTTTCGACCTTTTCACCGGATGAAACCCGTCTGTTGGGGCGCTGTCTGGGGGAGGCGATTGGTCAGCCGATGGTGGTTCTGTTGACCGGCGACCTGGGTGCCGGCAAAACCTGCTTCGCCCAGGGCCTGGCCCGGGGATTGGAAGTGCCCGAGCAGGAAGCGATCGTCAGCCCCACCTATACGCTGATGAACCCCTACCAGGGCCGGTTGGCCCTGTTTCATTTCGACCTCTACCGGCTGCCTGAAAACGAGGACCTGGCCGGACTCGGCTTCGAGGAATATCTGCCTGGAGCCGGAGTCGCCGTGGTGGAGTGGGCCGAACGCTTTCCCCACCTGGCCGCCGAATATCTGGCGGTTGAAATCACCCATCAGGACATCGAGGAACGCTCTTTTTCTTTTTGTGCCGAGGGCGAGGCTGCTGCAAGGGTTCTGGAAAATTTCCGGCACCGTTGGGAAAAACGGCCGGTGGAAAAGGATTAA
- the folP gene encoding dihydropteroate synthase: protein MAPAIRQIVLPGQEELHRELARSGIGQAEADRLTERAFSRLVKFSDLQPQTAEALAEAMRQAGGEALALPAAAADTSLRDLLLCGCEKDFRQACRSCARNGHLPGDLAAGLNRLLESWIHPPAFLAGRSCRLELDPPLIMGILNVTPDSFYPDSRHLATDQALRRGLQLAAEGADLIDIGGESTRPGAPEISLQEELDRVIPVVERLRKETDRPLSVDTCKSGVARAAIAAGADFINDISGLRFDRQMAEVVAEGGAGLFLMHTRGRPDTMQQDTSYTDLLGDILAYLQLGIDRAIQVGIPEERLAVDPGIGFGKSPRGNLEILQRLPELHGLGRPVLLGTSRKSFIGRVLRQTDPAQRLVGSLATVALGVAAGVQMFRVHDVRASKEAALMAWAVRRQSDI, encoded by the coding sequence TTGGCCCCTGCAATTCGACAGATTGTCCTTCCGGGACAGGAGGAATTGCACCGGGAGCTGGCCCGCTCCGGGATCGGTCAGGCAGAAGCGGACCGATTGACGGAGCGGGCATTTTCCCGTCTGGTCAAGTTTTCCGACCTGCAACCGCAGACGGCCGAAGCACTGGCCGAGGCGATGCGGCAGGCGGGCGGAGAGGCTCTGGCACTGCCAGCCGCCGCTGCCGATACCTCGCTGCGTGATCTGTTGTTGTGCGGTTGCGAAAAGGATTTTCGCCAGGCCTGCCGTTCCTGTGCCAGGAACGGTCATCTGCCCGGTGATCTGGCGGCCGGACTGAACAGGCTGCTGGAATCCTGGATCCACCCTCCGGCTTTTCTCGCAGGTCGTTCCTGCCGGCTTGAACTGGATCCACCTTTGATCATGGGGATTCTGAACGTCACCCCCGACTCCTTTTATCCGGACAGTCGTCATCTTGCAACGGATCAGGCTCTTCGCCGCGGGCTGCAGCTCGCTGCTGAGGGCGCCGATCTGATCGACATCGGCGGCGAAAGCACCCGCCCCGGAGCGCCGGAGATTTCTCTGCAGGAGGAACTCGACCGGGTGATCCCCGTCGTTGAGCGGCTGCGAAAAGAAACTGATCGCCCGCTGTCGGTGGATACCTGCAAAAGCGGTGTCGCCCGCGCCGCCATCGCCGCCGGTGCCGATTTTATCAACGACATCAGCGGCCTGCGTTTTGACCGGCAGATGGCTGAAGTCGTTGCCGAAGGCGGGGCGGGGCTGTTCCTGATGCATACCCGCGGCCGCCCCGACACCATGCAGCAGGATACCTCTTATACTGACTTGCTCGGGGACATTCTCGCCTATTTGCAGCTCGGCATTGACCGGGCCATTCAAGTGGGGATTCCCGAGGAACGTCTGGCGGTCGATCCGGGCATCGGCTTTGGCAAAAGTCCGCGGGGCAATCTCGAGATTCTGCAACGGCTGCCCGAACTGCACGGCCTCGGGCGCCCCGTTCTGCTCGGGACCTCCCGCAAAAGCTTTATCGGCCGGGTTCTCCGTCAGACGGACCCGGCCCAGCGTCTGGTGGGCTCCCTTGCTACCGTCGCACTCGGCGTGGCGGCCGGCGTGCAGATGTTCCGGGTTCACGATGTACGGGCCTCAAAAGAGGCTGCTTTGATGGCCTGGGCCGTTCGGCGGCAGAGTGACATTTAG
- a CDS encoding aspartate kinase, with product MALVVQKYGGTSVGSVDRIRNVARRVAKTHDEGNQVVVVVSAMSGETNKLVSLANEISDFPSEREYDVLVATGEQVTISLLAMCLQSMGYKAKSYLGHQVPIVTDSSFSRARIEEIGEKNIREDLEKGSIVVVAGFQGVDREGNLTTLGRGGSDTSAVAVAAALKADVCEIYTDVDGVYTTDPRIVSDASKIDRISYDEMLEMASLGAKVLQIRSVEFAKKYGVVVHVRSSFNDNPGTLVMKEDADMETVLVSGVTYNKDEAKISVMRVPDKPGIAARLFTPLSQANITVDMIIQNVSHEGYTDLTFTVPHGDFKKALRAVEEASRDIGAAGVQTDENITKISIVGVGMRSHSGVASKMFQVLSAEGINIQMISTSEIKVSCVIDAKYTELAVRLLHEAFGLAKKDVKPE from the coding sequence ATGGCCCTGGTCGTTCAGAAATACGGCGGTACCTCGGTGGGAAGCGTCGACAGGATTCGGAATGTCGCCCGGCGGGTGGCGAAGACCCATGACGAGGGAAATCAGGTTGTGGTCGTGGTCTCCGCCATGTCGGGAGAAACCAATAAACTGGTGAGCCTGGCCAACGAGATCAGCGACTTTCCATCCGAACGCGAGTACGATGTGCTCGTCGCCACGGGGGAGCAGGTTACGATTTCGCTGCTGGCCATGTGCCTGCAGAGCATGGGCTACAAGGCCAAAAGCTATCTCGGGCACCAGGTGCCGATTGTGACGGACAGCTCCTTTTCCCGGGCGCGCATTGAAGAGATCGGCGAAAAGAACATCCGGGAGGATCTCGAGAAGGGATCGATCGTGGTGGTGGCCGGTTTTCAGGGGGTTGATCGCGAAGGGAATCTGACCACCCTCGGCCGCGGTGGCTCGGATACCTCGGCGGTGGCGGTGGCCGCTGCGCTCAAGGCGGACGTCTGTGAAATCTATACCGACGTTGACGGGGTCTACACCACCGATCCCCGCATCGTTTCCGATGCCTCCAAGATCGACCGCATCTCCTACGACGAGATGCTTGAAATGGCCTCGCTGGGCGCCAAGGTGCTGCAGATCCGCTCCGTGGAATTCGCCAAGAAGTATGGCGTCGTCGTACATGTCCGATCCAGCTTTAATGACAACCCCGGCACCCTGGTAATGAAGGAGGATGCAGATATGGAGACCGTTCTGGTTTCAGGTGTAACCTACAACAAGGATGAAGCGAAAATTTCGGTGATGCGCGTGCCGGACAAACCCGGCATTGCCGCCCGCCTCTTTACGCCGTTGTCCCAGGCCAATATCACGGTGGACATGATTATCCAGAACGTGTCCCACGAGGGGTATACCGATCTGACCTTCACCGTGCCTCATGGCGATTTCAAAAAAGCTCTGAGAGCGGTCGAAGAGGCCAGCCGGGACATCGGCGCGGCCGGCGTCCAGACCGACGAGAACATCACCAAGATCTCCATTGTCGGGGTCGGCATGCGTTCCCACTCGGGGGTGGCCAGCAAAATGTTCCAGGTGCTCTCGGCCGAGGGGATCAATATTCAGATGATTTCCACCAGCGAAATCAAAGTCTCCTGCGTTATCGACGCCA
- the ftsH gene encoding ATP-dependent zinc metalloprotease FtsH, with protein sequence MNQFYKNLALWLVILLVMIMLWNLMSSRQVDQTIVSYSEFVSALEEGTVREVTLQGNNIEGTFKDERTFKTFAPNDPNLVSELRDKGVSIQAKAEDDGSLWMTMLIYWGPILLLFGVWIFFIRQMQSGGGKAMSFGKSRAKLLTDTGGQVTFKDVAGIDEAKDELEEIVSFLKDPKKFSRLGGRIPKGVLLVGSPGTGKTLLARAIAGEAGVPFFSISGSDFVEMFVGVGASRVRDLFMQGKKNAPCIIFIDEIDAVGRHRGAGLGGGHDEREQTLNQLLVEMDGFESNEGVILIAATNRPDVLDPALLRPGRFDRQVVVPRPDIKGRTKILQVHARKVPLASNVNMEVVAKGTPGFSGADLANLINEAALLAARANKDHVDMDDLEAAKDKVMMGAERRSLVITEKEKKVTAYHEAGHAVVALYLPQTDPVHKVTIIPRGRALGVTTYLPEEEKYNESKAGLESFLCRLLGGRVAEELVFGEITSGASNDIERATSIARKMVCEWGMSEKIGPLAFGEKDGEVFLGRDFGHTKNYSEATAVEIDSEIRRIVQENYQRTRGILGEHRDGLMRVAEALLEKETLDGNEVRRLAMGEPVEPPILESPVVDTAAGEVTAEA encoded by the coding sequence GTGAACCAGTTCTATAAAAATCTCGCACTCTGGCTGGTCATCCTGCTGGTCATGATCATGCTTTGGAACCTCATGTCCAGTCGCCAGGTCGATCAGACCATCGTGTCCTACAGCGAGTTCGTGTCCGCTCTTGAAGAGGGCACGGTGCGTGAAGTCACATTGCAGGGGAATAACATCGAGGGGACCTTCAAGGATGAACGGACCTTCAAGACCTTCGCGCCCAACGATCCCAACCTGGTCTCCGAACTGCGCGACAAGGGGGTCAGCATTCAGGCCAAGGCAGAGGACGACGGCAGCCTCTGGATGACCATGCTCATCTACTGGGGCCCGATTCTGCTGCTGTTCGGCGTCTGGATCTTCTTTATCCGGCAGATGCAGTCCGGAGGCGGCAAGGCCATGAGTTTCGGCAAGAGCCGGGCCAAGCTGCTGACCGATACCGGGGGTCAGGTGACCTTCAAGGACGTCGCAGGGATCGACGAGGCCAAGGACGAGCTGGAGGAGATCGTCAGTTTTCTCAAAGATCCCAAAAAGTTTTCCCGTTTGGGCGGCCGCATCCCCAAAGGGGTGCTGCTGGTCGGCTCTCCCGGCACCGGGAAGACCCTACTGGCCAGGGCCATTGCCGGTGAAGCGGGAGTGCCCTTCTTTTCCATTTCGGGCTCCGATTTCGTCGAGATGTTCGTCGGCGTCGGCGCCAGCCGGGTCCGGGACCTGTTCATGCAGGGGAAGAAGAATGCGCCCTGCATCATCTTCATTGACGAGATCGATGCCGTCGGCCGCCATCGCGGCGCCGGCCTGGGTGGAGGCCATGACGAGCGGGAGCAGACTCTCAACCAGCTGCTGGTGGAGATGGACGGTTTCGAATCGAACGAAGGTGTCATCCTGATCGCCGCCACCAACCGTCCCGACGTGCTGGACCCCGCCCTGCTGCGGCCCGGCCGCTTTGATCGTCAGGTGGTGGTTCCGCGGCCCGACATCAAGGGCCGGACCAAGATCCTGCAGGTTCATGCCCGCAAGGTTCCTTTGGCCTCCAATGTCAACATGGAGGTGGTGGCCAAGGGGACTCCCGGTTTTTCGGGCGCGGATCTGGCCAACCTCATTAACGAGGCTGCTTTGCTGGCTGCCCGCGCCAACAAGGATCACGTCGATATGGACGATCTCGAGGCGGCCAAGGACAAGGTGATGATGGGGGCGGAACGCCGATCTCTGGTGATCACCGAAAAGGAAAAGAAAGTTACGGCCTATCACGAGGCCGGCCATGCCGTGGTGGCCCTCTATCTGCCGCAAACCGATCCGGTGCACAAGGTGACCATTATTCCTCGCGGCAGAGCCCTTGGCGTGACCACCTATCTGCCGGAGGAAGAAAAGTACAACGAGTCCAAGGCCGGTCTGGAATCCTTCCTCTGCCGGCTGCTGGGCGGCCGGGTGGCCGAGGAACTGGTTTTCGGCGAGATCACCAGCGGCGCCAGCAACGATATCGAAAGGGCCACCTCCATTGCCCGGAAGATGGTTTGCGAGTGGGGTATGAGCGAAAAGATCGGCCCCCTGGCGTTTGGTGAAAAAGACGGCGAAGTCTTCCTGGGGCGCGATTTCGGCCATACCAAGAACTACAGTGAAGCGACCGCGGTGGAAATCGATTCCGAAATCCGGCGCATCGTGCAGGAGAACTATCAGCGGACCCGCGGGATTCTCGGTGAACACCGGGATGGGCTGATGCGGGTGGCGGAAGCCCTGCTTGAAAAAGAAACCCTGGATGGCAATGAAGTCCGCCGTCTGGCGATGGGGGAGCCGGTCGAGCCTCCCATCCTGGAAAGCCCGGTGGTCGATACGGCTGCTGGTGAAGTGACTGCAGAGGCCTGA
- the acpS gene encoding holo-ACP synthase, whose translation MPRISGLGVDTVRCSRFRRFLEQGKRAVIDRLFDEDEQAYALAKKDPAPYLAVRFAAKEAFLKALGTGLRYGIAWREIGVRRDELGRPYLVLSGQAAVEFQTRGHHHMHLSCSHDGDYAFATVILESSRGE comes from the coding sequence GTGCCGCGCATCTCCGGTCTCGGTGTCGACACGGTGCGCTGCAGCCGTTTTCGCCGCTTCCTGGAACAGGGCAAGCGGGCCGTCATCGATCGGCTGTTCGATGAGGACGAGCAGGCCTACGCCCTGGCCAAAAAGGATCCTGCGCCGTACCTGGCGGTACGGTTCGCTGCCAAGGAAGCCTTTCTCAAGGCCCTCGGCACCGGATTGCGTTACGGGATCGCCTGGCGAGAGATCGGAGTACGCAGGGATGAGCTGGGTCGCCCCTATCTGGTTCTGAGCGGACAGGCGGCGGTGGAATTCCAGACCCGCGGGCATCACCACATGCACCTGTCCTGCAGTCACGATGGAGATTACGCCTTCGCCACCGTTATCCTGGAAAGTTCCCGGGGCGAATAG
- a CDS encoding CBS domain-containing protein: MLKAKDIMTREVHTVTPETSVEELARLFLATGVNAMPVVDSKGRLFGIITETDLIARDQPLHLPTVISLFDWVIYLESEDRFRQQVEKLTAQKVGEICTHEVTTVSPEATVQEIAALMVEKGVHLIPVVENEQVVGVVARVDIIRSMGV; encoded by the coding sequence ATGCTGAAAGCCAAGGATATCATGACCAGGGAGGTTCACACCGTCACCCCCGAAACCAGCGTCGAGGAGCTGGCCCGCCTTTTTCTGGCAACCGGGGTGAACGCCATGCCGGTGGTCGACAGTAAAGGGCGCCTTTTCGGGATCATCACCGAAACCGATCTGATCGCCCGTGACCAGCCGCTGCACCTGCCGACGGTCATCTCCCTTTTCGACTGGGTCATTTATCTGGAAAGCGAGGATCGCTTCCGGCAGCAGGTGGAGAAACTGACCGCCCAGAAGGTCGGCGAGATCTGCACGCATGAAGTGACGACCGTCAGCCCCGAAGCCACGGTGCAGGAGATTGCCGCGCTGATGGTCGAAAAAGGGGTGCATCTCATTCCAGTGGTGGAGAACGAACAGGTCGTGGGAGTGGTAGCCAGGGTCGACATCATCCGCAGCATGGGGGTCTGA
- the glmM gene encoding phosphoglucosamine mutase, with protein MKKKLFGTDGVRGVANIYPMTTEIAMQLGRAIAYVFKKENRRPRIVIGKDTRLSGYMIENALASGICSMGVDVLLVGPMPTPGIAFITSSMRADAGVVISASHNPYQDNGIKFFCGDGFKLPDETEMFIEELIFSKQIESLRPIAGEVGKAFRLDDATGRYVVFLKNAFPRDLDLSGLKIVLDCANGAAYKAAPAVLTELGAEVILLGASPNGTNINAGCGSLHPEVIARAVREHGAHLGMALDGDADRVIFADEKGCEVDGDKIMAICACDLLAQDKLAKKTLVATVMSNMGLDIAIRRAGGQVVKTAVGDRYVVEEMRRGGYNVGGEQSGHMIFLDYNTTGDGMVSALQLLAIMQRSGKPLSELATVMTALPQVLVNVRVAQKQSLDTVPEVAQLIAAAEAKLADTGRVLIRYSGTEPLLRIMLEGQDEIVIAELAQEIAAAIDKHMGEKKEAN; from the coding sequence ATGAAAAAGAAACTATTCGGCACCGACGGTGTCAGGGGAGTGGCCAACATCTACCCCATGACCACCGAAATCGCCATGCAGCTCGGCCGGGCCATTGCTTACGTGTTCAAGAAGGAGAACCGGCGTCCGCGTATCGTAATCGGCAAGGATACCCGCCTCTCCGGATATATGATCGAAAACGCGCTGGCGTCGGGAATCTGCTCCATGGGAGTCGACGTCCTGCTGGTCGGTCCCATGCCGACTCCGGGGATCGCTTTCATCACCTCGTCGATGAGGGCCGACGCCGGCGTGGTGATTTCCGCCTCCCACAATCCCTATCAGGACAACGGCATCAAGTTCTTCTGCGGTGACGGTTTCAAACTCCCCGACGAAACCGAAATGTTCATCGAGGAACTGATCTTCTCCAAACAGATCGAATCCCTTCGGCCGATAGCGGGGGAGGTGGGAAAGGCCTTTCGCCTCGACGATGCCACCGGCCGATATGTGGTCTTCCTGAAAAACGCCTTCCCCCGCGACCTGGATCTCTCCGGACTGAAAATCGTCCTCGATTGCGCCAACGGTGCCGCCTACAAGGCCGCGCCGGCCGTTCTGACGGAACTGGGCGCCGAAGTGATCCTCCTGGGGGCATCCCCGAACGGTACCAACATCAATGCCGGCTGCGGATCTCTGCACCCAGAGGTGATTGCCAGGGCGGTTCGCGAACACGGAGCCCATCTCGGCATGGCCCTCGATGGCGATGCCGACCGGGTGATCTTCGCCGATGAAAAGGGCTGTGAAGTCGACGGGGACAAGATCATGGCTATCTGCGCCTGCGACCTGCTGGCCCAGGACAAGTTGGCGAAGAAGACTCTGGTGGCTACGGTCATGAGCAACATGGGTCTCGACATCGCCATACGCAGGGCCGGGGGGCAGGTGGTCAAGACCGCCGTGGGCGACCGCTACGTGGTCGAGGAAATGCGCCGGGGCGGCTACAACGTCGGCGGCGAACAGTCCGGGCACATGATTTTTCTCGACTACAATACGACCGGAGACGGCATGGTGTCGGCTCTGCAGCTGCTCGCCATCATGCAGCGAAGCGGCAAGCCTCTTTCCGAGCTCGCTACCGTCATGACCGCCCTGCCGCAGGTGCTGGTCAATGTCCGGGTGGCACAGAAACAGAGTCTGGATACCGTGCCCGAGGTTGCTCAGCTGATTGCCGCGGCGGAGGCGAAACTGGCGGACACCGGCCGGGTACTGATCCGTTACTCTGGCACCGAACCCCTGCTGCGGATTATGCTGGAAGGGCAGGACGAAATCGTGATCGCCGAACTGGCTCAGGAGATCGCTGCCGCGATCGACAAACATATGGGCGAGAAAAAGGAGGCAAATTAG
- a CDS encoding CdaR family protein produces the protein MLKKFTENWVLKLLSLAFALVLWFFVMGEQRLERSYLVPLELMNMPVGMMVANDIPSRIEVRISGPRTLLMNLHPEDIGISVDLKGLRPGLTTFKRLEERLNLPGPLKVTRLSPSYIDVRLDRVITKSVPVKVRLAGNPAKGYRVVRAVSDPANATIEGAKSELEKVEMVLTDEVELEGATEDLKTAISLNYLGRYSHLKDRSNVEVRVDLERLPEPAPENRQEN, from the coding sequence ATGTTGAAAAAGTTCACCGAAAACTGGGTCCTCAAACTGCTATCCCTGGCCTTCGCCCTGGTGTTGTGGTTTTTCGTCATGGGGGAGCAGAGACTGGAGCGCTCCTATCTGGTGCCCCTGGAACTGATGAACATGCCCGTCGGCATGATGGTGGCGAACGATATTCCGAGTCGGATCGAAGTGCGTATCAGTGGACCGCGAACTCTGCTGATGAACCTGCATCCGGAGGATATCGGAATTTCGGTGGATCTTAAGGGCCTGCGCCCCGGCCTGACCACCTTCAAAAGGCTTGAGGAGCGGCTCAACCTCCCCGGACCTTTAAAGGTGACCCGGCTCTCCCCGTCCTACATCGATGTGCGTCTCGATCGGGTGATAACCAAAAGCGTGCCTGTCAAGGTCCGTCTGGCCGGTAACCCGGCCAAGGGGTACAGGGTGGTCCGGGCCGTGTCCGACCCGGCCAACGCGACCATCGAAGGGGCCAAAAGCGAGCTGGAAAAGGTCGAGATGGTCCTCACCGACGAGGTGGAGCTGGAAGGCGCCACCGAAGATTTAAAAACCGCCATATCCCTGAATTATCTCGGCAGGTACAGTCATTTGAAGGATCGATCGAACGTTGAGGTCAGGGTTGACCTCGAAAGGCTTCCTGAACCCGCGCCGGAAAACCGGCAGGAGAATTGA
- the cdaA gene encoding diadenylate cyclase CdaA, with protein MGGIFDFIKDFRWVLDPIDVGLVAFIIYRIMLLIKGTRAVQMLIGLAVILSVYVGSQVSGLYTLHWILDNFLSSIILVIVVLFQEDIRRALIHVGANPFFADLSYREETEVMSELVKACVNMANKRIGALIVIERETGLKDFLEVGVEIDAKVASDLITSIFLPYSPIHDGAVVIQQGRLKRAGCFLPLSQNPDISKTFGTRHRAAIGLTELVDAVAIVVSEETGKISVVVGGRITRDLDSTSLTRVLKRLLEPRVSKKKSK; from the coding sequence ATGGGTGGGATATTCGATTTCATAAAGGATTTCCGGTGGGTGCTCGATCCGATCGATGTCGGCCTGGTGGCCTTCATCATCTACCGGATCATGCTTCTCATCAAGGGCACCCGGGCGGTTCAGATGCTGATCGGCCTGGCGGTCATCCTCAGTGTCTATGTCGGCTCTCAGGTGTCCGGTCTCTATACCCTGCACTGGATTCTGGACAATTTTCTCTCCTCGATCATCCTGGTCATCGTGGTCCTGTTTCAGGAGGATATTCGGCGGGCTCTCATTCATGTGGGCGCCAACCCCTTTTTCGCCGATCTGTCCTATCGAGAGGAAACCGAGGTCATGTCGGAGCTGGTCAAGGCCTGCGTCAACATGGCCAACAAGCGGATCGGCGCCCTGATCGTCATCGAACGGGAAACCGGCCTGAAGGACTTTCTCGAGGTTGGAGTGGAGATAGATGCCAAGGTGGCCAGTGATCTGATCACCTCGATCTTTCTCCCTTACTCCCCGATCCACGACGGGGCCGTCGTGATCCAGCAGGGGAGGCTGAAGCGGGCCGGCTGCTTTCTGCCCCTTTCGCAGAATCCGGACATCAGCAAAACCTTCGGCACCCGTCACCGCGCCGCCATCGGCCTCACCGAACTGGTGGATGCGGTGGCCATCGTCGTTTCCGAAGAAACGGGCAAGATATCGGTGGTCGTGGGCGGACGCATCACCCGCGATCTCGACTCGACTTCGCTCACCCGTGTTCTCAAACGCCTGCTCGAACCCCGTGTAAGCAAGAAGAAGAGCAAGTGA
- a CDS encoding pyridoxine 5'-phosphate synthase, whose translation MATLGVNVDHVATIRQARGINEPDPVTAAALAELAGAECITVHLREDRRHIQDRDVELLRQTVKTRLNLEMAATEEMVGIALMINPDSVTLVPEKRQELTTEGGLNVAQMKPALKSRVAVLKQRGIKVFLFIDPDPEQVKASHRISADGIEIHTGTYCEATAAEDRRRELEKIDAAIRAGKKLGLQVNAGHGLNYVNLAPVVALGGIEEFNIGHSIISRAVLVGMDRAVREMVALVRGR comes from the coding sequence GTGGCCACTCTGGGAGTCAATGTCGATCACGTTGCCACGATCCGCCAGGCCCGGGGCATCAACGAGCCTGATCCCGTTACCGCCGCCGCTTTGGCGGAACTGGCGGGAGCGGAATGCATCACCGTGCATCTGCGGGAAGATCGTCGCCATATCCAGGACCGGGATGTGGAGCTGCTGCGCCAGACCGTGAAGACCCGTCTGAATCTGGAAATGGCGGCGACGGAGGAAATGGTCGGCATCGCTCTGATGATCAACCCGGATTCGGTCACCCTGGTTCCGGAAAAGCGCCAGGAGCTGACAACCGAGGGCGGGTTGAACGTGGCCCAGATGAAGCCGGCTCTGAAGTCGAGGGTGGCGGTACTCAAACAGAGGGGGATCAAGGTTTTTCTGTTCATCGATCCCGATCCGGAGCAGGTTAAGGCCTCCCATCGCATCAGTGCCGACGGGATAGAAATCCATACCGGCACCTATTGTGAGGCGACCGCCGCCGAGGATCGCCGCCGGGAACTGGAAAAGATCGATGCCGCCATCCGGGCCGGGAAAAAACTCGGTCTCCAGGTCAATGCCGGCCACGGTCTGAACTACGTCAATCTAGCCCCGGTCGTGGCCCTGGGCGGGATCGAGGAGTTCAACATCGGCCACAGCATCATCTCCCGGGCCGTCCTCGTGGGGATGGATCGGGCGGTGCGTGAAATGGTCGCTCTGGTCAGGGGACGCTGA